The sequence TATAGAAGACCCCATTAGCCAAGAGAAACGCTTTTTGGAGATGAAGAAgatcgccaaaaccgaaaaggCGTCTAAAGCGATCTCCGATATTAGCCTTGAAGTTGACAGACTCGGAGGACGTGTAATGCCCCCCTTGTACTTTTCTTAAATTGTTTGTGTTTCACATATGCTGGTTTTGAAAGTGTTGCGTGTTTTATAGGTTTCGGCGTTTGAGATGGTTATAAATAAAGGAGGAAAAGTCGCCGAGAAAGATCTTGTTACGGTGATCGAATTGTTGATGAATGAGTTGGTAAAGTTGGATGGGATTGTAGCTGAAGGAGATGTGAAGTTGCAAAGAAAAATGCAggtatgtaaaataaataaaaaatcatcgAAGCTTTCTCAATGTTTCTTGGGTTATTTTTAGTTGTAACATTGCaagttctatttatttttatgttttaggcGACGAGAGTGCAGAATTATGTGGAAGCACTCGATGTTTTGAAAGTGAAGAACTCAATAATGGCTAATGGGCAGCAGAAACAGCCAAAAGGTCGGAGACTTGCAACGATTCAAGAAGATAGCAATGGACAGAGGCAAGAGCAGAAACCTATACAAGCACTTATGGGCATGCCTATAAACTACAAACACAAGAAGCAAGAGATTGTGGAGGAGCCTAGAAATTCAGGACCAGGACCAAATCTGATGGATTCTTCTACTAAATGGAAAACATTTGATCATCATGCTGCCACTCCATTGAGCTCGATCACCGCAAATAATCACGCCATCCCGCCAAGGTTCAATTGGGAATTCTTTGATTGAGAAACTCAT comes from Brassica rapa cultivar Chiifu-401-42 chromosome A02, CAAS_Brap_v3.01, whole genome shotgun sequence and encodes:
- the LOC103852114 gene encoding BAG family molecular chaperone regulator 1, encoding MMKMMRNKPTNLPATSGGRESGGHDWEMRPGGMLVQKRNPDSDPVGAPPPPMIRVKIKYGSLYHEMSISPQASFGELKKMLSGPTGIHHQDQKLMYKEKERDSKAFLDVSGVKDKSKMVLIEDPISQEKRFLEMKKIAKTEKASKAISDISLEVDRLGGRVSAFEMVINKGGKVAEKDLVTVIELLMNELVKLDGIVAEGDVKLQRKMQATRVQNYVEALDVLKVKNSIMANGQQKQPKGRRLATIQEDSNGQRQEQKPIQALMGMPINYKHKKQEIVEEPRNSGPGPNLMDSSTKWKTFDHHAATPLSSITANNHAIPPRFNWEFFD